In Polaribacter sp. Hel_I_88, the following proteins share a genomic window:
- a CDS encoding metal-dependent transcriptional regulator, translating into MFTLSEENYLKAIYHLEADSKKGISTNAIAKSLATKASSVTDMVKKLSDKKVVLYKKYQGVTLTDLGKKTAANIVRKHRLWEVFLVQKLNFSWDEVHEVAEQLEHIKSQKLINQLDALLGFPTHDPHGDPIPDKDGNLSKIDKTLLSTLSKNETGVCVGVDDSSSEFLQFLDKKGITLGKQITVLEKEDFDDSLSIEIDGKKLSISNKIANNLYIKKL; encoded by the coding sequence ATGTTTACACTTTCTGAAGAAAATTATTTAAAAGCAATTTATCATTTAGAAGCCGATTCTAAAAAAGGAATCAGTACCAATGCCATTGCAAAAAGTTTAGCAACAAAAGCATCATCGGTTACAGATATGGTTAAAAAATTATCTGATAAAAAAGTAGTGCTTTATAAAAAATATCAAGGAGTAACGTTAACGGATTTAGGAAAAAAAACTGCTGCAAATATTGTTAGAAAACATAGGCTTTGGGAGGTTTTTTTAGTGCAAAAATTAAATTTCTCTTGGGATGAAGTGCATGAAGTTGCAGAACAATTAGAGCATATAAAATCGCAAAAGTTAATCAATCAGTTAGATGCACTTTTAGGGTTCCCAACACACGATCCTCATGGAGATCCAATTCCAGATAAAGATGGAAATTTAAGTAAAATTGATAAAACGCTTTTATCAACTTTATCAAAAAATGAAACAGGAGTTTGTGTGGGTGTTGATGATTCCTCCTCTGAATTCTTACAATTCTTAGATAAAAAGGGCATCACTTTAGGAAAACAAATTACAGTATTAGAAAAAGAAGATTTTGATGACTCGTTATCCATAGAAATTGATGGAAAAAAACTATCAATCTCAAATAAAATTGCCAATAATTTATACATAAAAAAGTTATGA